The genomic segment GTCAACCTGCTCACGTGCAAAGGGCCGTTGCTGACCTTGCAGCCAGATACTGCCCTGTAACGCCGTGGTATTCGTTGTGTTATCGGAAGGTTTCATAAGCGGGATAACCTGGCCGGTTGCTGATATTGCGTCATACCGGATGCCAACACGCAGTGGCTCAATCACCCCGTTGTCAGCATCCAGGACAGTTCAGTAGCTTGTCCGTCACTGTCATCAATTTAATTAAATCGTTTAATCAATCAGCGGAACCGCGTTGGAGTTGGTCACACGGGAAAACACTGTGTCAAACTCGGCGTAGGCCTTGCGCATCCAGACCTTGGTACGCTGACGCTCCATCAGGCTCAGGCTGGCACCAGAGGCATCGCTCTGATTCACCGCCGCCCAGAAGGACATTTCGCGCTTGTTGATCTTGAACATGGTGGGCGAATGCAGGGCAGGTAATGTCATGCTGAGAATACGGGCCAGGTCATCCTGTTCAGTCAGTGCTGGCAGTGCATCGACGTCCTTGAATACCGTGCCACGGCCTTCGTTTTTAACCACGATGCAGTTCATGTAGTACTTGTACTTGGCGAGAAACTTTTCCAGCAATTCAAGCGAGTCCGGGCTGTCGTCGACGACGTTCCAGAAGACAATCGGGATATTCATTTCTTCACACATATCCAGCACACCGTTATCGTCGATCCAGCGATCCAGGAAACGCTGGCTCTGGGCTGGCAAATCCACCACGACTTGCTGATCGGCCTCCAGTGCGCATTCCATGATAGCGTCAGTGCTTTCAAACTGATCCAGTGTCAACGCTTGGGTAAACTCTTTGTAATAACGAGTCGTCGTGGCATGCGACTGGTCAGCATCCAGACCAGCGTAATGCAGTCCTTTGTCCAGACAATACTGTGACAATAAACGGGCAACCACGGATTTTCCGACACCGCCTTTCTCGCCGCCGACAAAGTGAATCATGCTCATGATGAGTTCCTTACAAAAAAATGGATCAGAGGAGGCACTTATACCACAGTCAGACTGCAGCAAAGCAGACTGGCCATAAGGTTGGCCACATTTCTATAATGACACTCTCATTCATTGATCTGCCCCGGAACTTACCGACTGCAGTCAGACAACCGGAGTATCCATGAGCAAAAAGAACCGCCGTGCCGTGCCCGACTATCAACGCCCTATCATCGAGACACACTTTCATCTCGACTACCTCAAGGAGGCGCCTGTCGACACTATTCTGGCCGAAGCCCGTGCCATTGGTGTTGAACGTTTTATGACCATCAGCGTGCAGCCCGATAACATGCCAACCGCGCTGGCGCTGGCGCTGGCGCACGACGACGTCTACGCCACCCTGGGCGTTCACCCGCACGAAGCCGCGCTGTTTGACGCTGCGACCGAAGCCTATATGCGAGAACACTCGGGCCATGGCAAGGTCGTTGCCGTGGGTGAAATCGGTCTTGACTATTACTACGACCATTGTGATCACCAGGTTCAACGCCAGGTGTTTTGCCGCCAACTGGAGCTGGCGATCGAGTTCGATCAGCCGGTGGTGATCCACACCCGCGAAGCCGACGATGACACCATGGCGATTCTGCAAGAATACGCTCCACAAATGAACCGCAAAGGGGTGATCCACAGTTTCACCTCCGGGCTGGAGCTGGGCCAACTGGCGGTCACATTGGGCTTCAACCTTGGCATTAATGGCATCGTCACCTTTAACAAGGCCACGAACGTTCGGGAAGTAGTGGCCGCGACACCAATCGAGCGTCTGCTGCTCGAAACCGATTCCCCCTACCTGACGCCAATGCCCTACCGTGGTATTGAAAACGCCCCCAAGTACCTGCCTTTCGTGGCCGAAAAAATTGCCGAGGTAAAAGCCTTACCGGTCGAAACCGTACTGGAGCAGACTTGGAAGAATGCCATGTCGACATTCTTTCCCGGATAACGATTTGGGTATAGTGTTTCTGCACCGGATATATAACTGTGAATAAAGGCAGACAATCCTCTGCCAATTTGACTGAATGCTCTTGTCCACCAGAGAGCCATATCAATTGAGCCTGAGCTTGGTAGGCTGGACGACCTCACAGACAACCCAGGTATTTCCATGGTTCTGTTCGCACCCGTCAAGCACCCTCTCAGCCTTGCGTTACAAGGAGGAGGAGCGCACGGAGCCTTCACCTGGGGCGTACTGGATCGTTTACTGGAAACAAAACACATCCACGTTGAAGGCATCAGCGGTACCAGTGCTGGTGCCATGAATGCAGTAGCGCTGGCCCATGGCATGATGGTGGGAGGCCGTGACGGTGCACGCGAAGCATTAAATGATTTCTGGGAAGCCGTAGCTGCCAGTGCACCCTTCAAACTCAGTGGACTGAGCACTGCCGGGGATATGTCGGTGGCTCCGGCACTTAATTTTATGATGAGTTTTACCCACTACTTTTCGCCCTATCAGCTCAATCCCCTCGACATCAATCCACTGCGTGCCATTGTGGAAAAGAGCTTTGATTTTGAACGTCTGCGTCGCCACAACCCGGTACAACTGTTTATCGCCGCCACCAATGCCAACACCGGCCATTTACGGATTTTCCGTAATCAGGATATGAGTGCCGACGCACTGCT from the Candidatus Thalassolituus haligoni genome contains:
- a CDS encoding division plane positioning ATPase MipZ, encoding MSMIHFVGGEKGGVGKSVVARLLSQYCLDKGLHYAGLDADQSHATTTRYYKEFTQALTLDQFESTDAIMECALEADQQVVVDLPAQSQRFLDRWIDDNGVLDMCEEMNIPIVFWNVVDDSPDSLELLEKFLAKYKYYMNCIVVKNEGRGTVFKDVDALPALTEQDDLARILSMTLPALHSPTMFKINKREMSFWAAVNQSDASGASLSLMERQRTKVWMRKAYAEFDTVFSRVTNSNAVPLID
- a CDS encoding TatD family hydrolase — translated: MSKKNRRAVPDYQRPIIETHFHLDYLKEAPVDTILAEARAIGVERFMTISVQPDNMPTALALALAHDDVYATLGVHPHEAALFDAATEAYMREHSGHGKVVAVGEIGLDYYYDHCDHQVQRQVFCRQLELAIEFDQPVVIHTREADDDTMAILQEYAPQMNRKGVIHSFTSGLELGQLAVTLGFNLGINGIVTFNKATNVREVVAATPIERLLLETDSPYLTPMPYRGIENAPKYLPFVAEKIAEVKALPVETVLEQTWKNAMSTFFPG
- a CDS encoding patatin-like phospholipase family protein, producing MVLFAPVKHPLSLALQGGGAHGAFTWGVLDRLLETKHIHVEGISGTSAGAMNAVALAHGMMVGGRDGAREALNDFWEAVAASAPFKLSGLSTAGDMSVAPALNFMMSFTHYFSPYQLNPLDINPLRAIVEKSFDFERLRRHNPVQLFIAATNANTGHLRIFRNQDMSADALLASACLPMVHHSVEIEGEPYWDGGYSANPAIFPLYYHCNCADILMVLLAPMHHGDTPKTASAIKNRAMDIAFNAGFLREMRILAQARAFARESWRPFGRLEKALNRLRFHLIDPNGEMDQLPSTSRALPDQRVLHQLRDMGRHRAELWLQEHQGAIGKRSSVRLAELFL